In one Thermaerobacter sp. PB12/4term genomic region, the following are encoded:
- a CDS encoding VOC family protein — MNPTPPPATPLPASLRLGPVYLRVRQLSRALAFYRDRLGLVPVPVPRPGEREPAVDPDEHRQNGGAAAPGAAVHGPAGFRRDAEPRGGAAVVTGLAGRAGEPPLICLEEDPGAPPRPPRTTGLYHVALLYPSRGALARAFLRLLECGWRFQGFADHGVSEALYLADPEGNGLELYCDRPRDRWPRRPDGTIAMYTAPLDLDDLAATALVASAGRSRSGAAPGNGARAGNTPRAAVATPSRPGRGSTPHGHPNQPSAVPQAGDGAVDQAPDEGPDDGPVVGHVHLQVASLAAAEAFYCGVLGFEVTQRDFPGALFVAAGGYHHHLGLNIWAGEGAPPPPPGAAGLAGFTLALPGEAALATVLERIQRAGLEARPSPRGWTVLDPSGIPVHLTAPPA, encoded by the coding sequence ATGAACCCCACGCCCCCACCGGCCACCCCCCTGCCGGCCAGCCTGCGCCTCGGCCCGGTCTACCTGCGGGTGCGCCAGTTGTCCCGCGCCCTGGCGTTCTATCGCGACCGGCTGGGTCTGGTCCCCGTGCCGGTGCCCCGGCCGGGGGAAAGGGAGCCGGCTGTGGACCCGGATGAACACCGCCAGAACGGCGGCGCAGCGGCGCCCGGCGCAGCCGTACATGGCCCGGCCGGGTTCCGCCGGGATGCCGAACCGCGCGGGGGAGCGGCAGTTGTCACAGGCCTGGCCGGCAGGGCGGGAGAACCGCCGCTGATCTGCCTGGAAGAGGACCCCGGGGCGCCGCCGCGCCCACCCCGGACCACCGGCCTTTACCACGTGGCTCTGCTCTACCCCAGCCGGGGGGCCCTGGCCCGGGCTTTCCTTCGGCTGCTGGAGTGCGGGTGGCGCTTTCAGGGCTTCGCCGACCACGGCGTCAGCGAAGCGCTGTACCTGGCGGATCCCGAGGGGAACGGGCTCGAGCTCTATTGCGACCGGCCCCGGGACCGGTGGCCTCGCCGGCCGGACGGCACCATCGCCATGTATACCGCCCCGCTGGACCTGGATGATCTTGCGGCAACCGCCCTTGTGGCATCGGCCGGCCGTTCACGTTCCGGCGCGGCTCCCGGGAACGGCGCCAGGGCCGGGAACACCCCCAGGGCGGCCGTCGCCACCCCATCCAGGCCAGGTCGCGGCAGCACGCCCCATGGGCACCCCAATCAGCCCAGCGCCGTGCCCCAGGCCGGGGACGGCGCCGTGGACCAGGCCCCGGACGAGGGGCCGGACGACGGCCCGGTGGTGGGCCACGTCCACCTGCAGGTGGCCAGCCTGGCCGCCGCCGAGGCCTTCTACTGCGGGGTGCTCGGCTTTGAGGTGACCCAGCGGGATTTCCCCGGCGCCCTCTTCGTGGCGGCCGGGGGATACCATCATCACCTGGGGCTGAACATTTGGGCGGGGGAAGGCGCGCCCCCTCCGCCGCCCGGCGCCGCCGGCCTGGCCGGCTTCACCCTGGCCCTCCCCGGGGAGGCCGCCCTGGCCACCGTGCTCGAGCGGATCCAGAGGGCGGGGCTGGAAGCCAGGCCATCGCCCCGGGGCTGGACCGTACTGGACCCCAGTGGCATCCCGGTGCACCTGACGGCGCCGCCTGCCTGA
- a CDS encoding FAD-dependent thymidylate synthase, whose translation MSTAAERFTPRQRELLARFVSNLDQNVYAIYNLPEEVVAVIFAYVSRSPRSFRENLLRLMEDPELNLLGSLPSQPEPAAAGGPASAAAASDPTGPDPAGPDPAGVHLDGPVTLAPEATGPAGVQASGEAEGAGRPAATAGVRSAPSGVPAGAPAQPAAGDRPPVAGSLAVAAEKARRFHEKWVVGYGHASVAELAKAAVGIERISRLASARLETANPWLSFIEYSQRYQMPRRGAYVVPPELEAAGAPELLAEFHRVQEVTYDAYQELFRGLVEHLERVEPPQPGETARARASRLEKQAFEDARYALTLAVETNLGMVGNGRALRDAIVRLLSDPYEETTRLALAIRREVTRVLPTLVRYAEPNPRLQAADAEVARGVAEALQRHRRVRAVASDPVILLDWTGRGAADGGPPAAKAAGGAGLLAAAPGAGAAAEAAAGAPGVLGSPGVAVEEVQSTPDEQAALDVILGAWLHEYGSGGWPETGDVLAAMTPAEKLALFAKAVTGLGPHDPPPEAFKLVRYRVELTVSEASWHQLLRHSRRMHFAAQAPGVEHGITVPPRIQDAGLAPVLMRAVDAAERLFFRLTRAGLPLAAHYVVTNAHRRRVVAEFDLWQLYHLITLRGKPEAQWDIRQTVHRLAQRVMVVHPNLVRCAPRLMAVLEAAGALEPVAREQPR comes from the coding sequence TTGTCGACGGCGGCAGAGCGGTTCACACCACGCCAGCGGGAACTGCTGGCGCGGTTCGTCAGCAATTTGGACCAGAACGTGTATGCCATCTACAATCTGCCCGAAGAAGTCGTCGCGGTGATCTTCGCCTATGTGAGCCGCAGCCCCCGCAGCTTTCGCGAAAATCTCTTGCGCCTGATGGAAGACCCGGAGCTCAACCTGCTCGGCAGCCTCCCGTCCCAGCCCGAGCCGGCGGCCGCCGGCGGGCCGGCCTCTGCTGCCGCGGCGTCCGACCCGACGGGCCCGGACCCGGCCGGACCCGATCCGGCTGGCGTCCACCTGGACGGCCCGGTGACGCTGGCTCCGGAAGCGACGGGCCCGGCGGGCGTACAGGCGTCCGGCGAAGCAGAGGGGGCGGGGCGCCCCGCGGCCACCGCTGGGGTCCGTTCTGCACCCTCTGGGGTGCCCGCCGGGGCTCCGGCCCAGCCGGCCGCGGGGGACCGCCCGCCGGTCGCAGGTTCCCTGGCCGTGGCGGCGGAAAAGGCGCGCCGCTTCCACGAGAAATGGGTGGTCGGCTACGGCCACGCCTCGGTGGCCGAACTGGCCAAGGCCGCCGTCGGCATCGAGCGCATCTCCCGGCTGGCCAGCGCGCGCCTGGAGACGGCCAATCCCTGGCTCTCGTTCATCGAATACAGCCAGCGCTACCAAATGCCGCGGCGCGGCGCGTATGTGGTGCCGCCGGAGCTGGAGGCGGCCGGCGCGCCCGAGCTGCTGGCCGAGTTCCACCGCGTTCAGGAGGTCACCTACGACGCCTACCAGGAGCTGTTCCGCGGCCTGGTGGAGCACCTCGAACGGGTCGAACCGCCCCAACCCGGCGAGACGGCCCGGGCGCGGGCCAGCCGGCTGGAGAAGCAGGCTTTTGAAGATGCGCGCTACGCCCTGACCCTCGCCGTCGAGACCAACCTGGGGATGGTGGGCAACGGCCGCGCCCTGCGGGATGCCATCGTCCGGCTGCTGTCGGACCCCTATGAGGAGACCACCCGGCTGGCCCTGGCCATCCGCCGGGAGGTCACGCGGGTTCTGCCCACGCTGGTTCGATATGCCGAACCCAACCCGCGCCTGCAGGCGGCGGACGCGGAGGTGGCCCGGGGCGTGGCCGAGGCCCTCCAACGGCACCGCCGGGTGCGGGCAGTGGCCAGCGACCCGGTGATCCTGCTGGACTGGACGGGCCGGGGTGCGGCCGACGGGGGGCCCCCGGCAGCCAAGGCAGCCGGGGGCGCCGGGCTGCTCGCCGCGGCGCCGGGGGCCGGCGCAGCGGCGGAGGCGGCGGCCGGTGCGCCCGGGGTCCTCGGCTCGCCCGGGGTCGCCGTTGAGGAGGTGCAGTCCACGCCCGACGAGCAGGCGGCCCTGGACGTGATCCTGGGCGCCTGGCTCCATGAATACGGGTCGGGCGGCTGGCCGGAGACCGGCGACGTGCTGGCGGCGATGACGCCGGCAGAGAAGCTGGCGCTGTTCGCAAAGGCCGTGACCGGCCTCGGGCCCCACGATCCTCCGCCCGAGGCCTTCAAGCTGGTTCGTTACCGGGTCGAACTCACCGTGTCCGAGGCCAGCTGGCACCAGCTGCTGCGCCACTCGCGGCGCATGCACTTCGCCGCCCAGGCGCCAGGGGTGGAACACGGCATCACCGTGCCGCCGCGCATCCAGGATGCGGGCCTGGCCCCCGTGCTGATGCGCGCCGTCGATGCGGCGGAGCGCCTGTTCTTCCGGTTGACGAGGGCGGGCCTGCCGCTGGCCGCCCATTACGTGGTGACCAACGCGCACCGGCGGCGGGTGGTGGCGGAGTTCGATCTCTGGCAGCTGTACCACCTGATCACGCTGCGCGGCAAGCCGGAGGCGCAGTGGGACATCAGGCAGACGGTCCACCGGCTGGCGCAGCGGGTGATGGTGGTCCACCCCAACCTGGTGCGCTGCGCGCCGCGGCTGATGGCGGTGCTGGAGGCGGCCGGCGCCCTGGAGCCTGTTGCCAGGGAGCAGCCCCGTTGA
- a CDS encoding alkaline phosphatase PhoX, giving the protein MIVPSTGKLGRGLVAGAVGTALLTSVAAAHSLQGPSSSQSPYVVRSQPGVVSRSILTVGDAVNAKPDGTPYRLVGIPDGLGAYDNGDGTFTLLVNHELPAGRGAQRAHGAAGAFISKWIIEKGSLRVLHGEDLMQRVATWDPATGRYNEPAKGVELSRLCSADLPQPGAFYDRTSGVGYEGRLLMNGEEKGPEGRAFAHALDGTSYELPALGKASWENLLANPATGRKTVVVGLDDSGGGQVYIYVGEKQATGNPAERAGLANGVLYGLKIEGLARETDATVLAGPVPFSLHAFGDVRNWTGAKLEQESVLHGVTSFQRPEDGAWDPRNPRDFYFVTTASMEGKSRLWRLRFVDPANPAAGGTVELLLDGTEGPKMMDNLTITRRGQILIQEDPGNHSRLAKIWRYDIDSGRLEAVAEHDPNRFAPGAAAFLTQDEESSGIIDASDLLGEGWFLLTVQAHYKHPDPELVEGGQLLALHVPPGEGPKGPGDDRPGKPGAR; this is encoded by the coding sequence ATGATCGTCCCATCCACCGGCAAGTTGGGCCGGGGGCTGGTCGCCGGCGCGGTCGGCACGGCGTTGCTGACCTCGGTGGCGGCGGCCCATTCGCTCCAGGGGCCCAGTTCCTCTCAGTCGCCTTATGTGGTGCGCTCGCAGCCGGGCGTGGTCAGCCGCTCCATCCTGACGGTGGGGGACGCCGTCAACGCCAAGCCGGACGGCACTCCCTACCGGTTGGTGGGTATTCCTGATGGCCTTGGCGCCTACGACAACGGGGACGGCACCTTCACGCTCCTGGTGAACCACGAGCTGCCCGCGGGGCGCGGCGCGCAGCGGGCCCACGGCGCCGCGGGGGCGTTCATCTCCAAGTGGATCATCGAAAAGGGAAGCCTGCGGGTCCTGCACGGTGAAGATCTGATGCAGCGGGTTGCCACCTGGGACCCCGCCACCGGCCGTTACAACGAGCCCGCCAAGGGAGTCGAGCTCTCCCGGCTGTGTTCCGCCGATCTGCCCCAGCCTGGCGCCTTTTACGACCGGACCTCGGGTGTGGGGTATGAAGGGCGCCTGTTGATGAACGGGGAAGAGAAGGGCCCGGAGGGGCGCGCCTTCGCCCACGCGCTGGACGGAACCAGCTACGAGTTGCCGGCCCTGGGCAAGGCCAGCTGGGAGAATCTCCTGGCCAACCCCGCCACGGGTCGCAAGACGGTGGTGGTCGGCCTGGACGACAGCGGCGGTGGCCAGGTTTACATCTACGTGGGGGAGAAGCAGGCCACCGGCAATCCCGCGGAGCGGGCGGGCCTGGCCAACGGGGTCCTGTACGGGCTGAAGATCGAGGGCCTGGCCCGGGAGACGGACGCCACCGTGCTGGCAGGGCCGGTGCCCTTCAGCCTGCATGCCTTCGGCGATGTCCGGAACTGGACGGGGGCTAAGCTGGAGCAGGAGTCGGTCCTCCATGGTGTGACCAGCTTCCAGCGGCCGGAGGATGGCGCCTGGGACCCCCGCAATCCCCGTGACTTCTACTTCGTCACCACGGCCAGCATGGAGGGGAAGAGCCGGCTCTGGCGCCTGCGCTTCGTCGATCCCGCCAACCCCGCTGCGGGCGGCACGGTGGAATTGCTGCTGGACGGGACCGAGGGTCCGAAGATGATGGACAACCTCACCATCACCCGCCGCGGCCAGATTCTGATCCAGGAGGACCCCGGCAACCACTCGCGCCTGGCGAAGATCTGGCGCTACGACATCGATAGCGGTCGGCTGGAGGCGGTGGCGGAGCACGATCCCAACCGGTTCGCGCCGGGTGCTGCTGCGTTCCTCACCCAGGATGAGGAGTCGTCGGGCATCATCGACGCCTCGGACCTGCTGGGCGAGGGCTGGTTCCTCCTCACCGTACAGGCTCATTACAAGCACCCCGACCCGGAGCTGGTGGAAGGCGGCCAGTTACTGGCCCTGCACGTGCCGCCGGGCGAGGGGCCCAAGGGGCCTGGGGACGACCGCCCGGGGAAGCCGGGAGCCCGGTAA
- a CDS encoding SPFH domain-containing protein — protein MKEVRARALPGILGLLVVIVLEVAAVGFFVWGVTALEGDGPPLLGHGGVDLGVSFLLLAGGWVAASGLVIVQPNYSRSVVFLGRYLGTLRDAGWWWTLPLTSKPAVSLRVRNFDSEKLKVNDLRGNPIEIAAVVVWRVVDAARALFEVDQYEEFVKIQSETAVRHIASQYPYDTFEDHSSPSLRENTDRVSQDLARELQERLAVAGVEVLDARLTHLAYAPEIAHAMLQRQQAEAVVAARAKIVEGAVGMVEMALQELQRSGLVDLDAERRAAMINNLMVAIVGERAAQPVINAGTIY, from the coding sequence ATGAAGGAGGTTCGGGCGCGCGCCCTTCCGGGCATCCTGGGGTTGTTGGTGGTGATCGTGCTGGAGGTTGCCGCGGTGGGCTTCTTTGTCTGGGGGGTCACAGCGCTCGAGGGAGACGGGCCTCCGCTGCTGGGGCACGGCGGCGTGGACCTGGGGGTGAGCTTCCTCCTGCTTGCCGGAGGATGGGTCGCGGCCTCGGGGCTGGTGATCGTCCAGCCCAACTACTCCCGCTCGGTGGTCTTCCTGGGCCGGTACCTGGGCACGTTGCGGGATGCCGGCTGGTGGTGGACCCTTCCCTTAACGAGCAAGCCTGCCGTCTCCCTGCGGGTGCGCAACTTCGACAGCGAGAAGCTCAAGGTCAACGACTTGCGAGGGAACCCCATCGAGATCGCGGCCGTGGTGGTCTGGCGGGTGGTCGATGCGGCCCGGGCGCTGTTTGAGGTCGACCAGTACGAGGAGTTCGTCAAGATCCAGAGTGAGACCGCCGTCCGCCACATCGCCAGCCAGTACCCGTACGACACCTTCGAGGACCACAGCTCGCCTTCCCTGCGGGAGAACACCGACCGGGTGTCCCAGGACCTGGCCCGCGAGCTGCAGGAGCGCCTTGCCGTGGCCGGTGTCGAGGTGCTGGACGCCCGGCTGACCCACCTGGCCTACGCCCCGGAGATCGCCCACGCCATGTTGCAGCGCCAGCAGGCCGAGGCGGTGGTGGCGGCCCGGGCCAAGATCGTCGAGGGCGCCGTCGGCATGGTCGAGATGGCCCTGCAGGAGTTGCAGCGGAGCGGCCTGGTCGACCTGGATGCCGAGCGCCGGGCGGCCATGATCAACAACCTGATGGTGGCCATCGTCGGCGAGCGGGCGGCGCAACCGGTGATCAACGCCGGAACCATCTACTGA
- a CDS encoding Arc family DNA-binding protein yields MPEKKRFLLRIAPEIYEALQRWADDEWRSVNGQIEYLLREALRRAGRLPGPRGRDRPPGTDGGDTGPSPSGKPPGDDSRPEGGGKRL; encoded by the coding sequence GTGCCGGAGAAGAAGCGATTCCTCTTGCGCATCGCCCCGGAGATCTACGAAGCCCTGCAGCGCTGGGCCGACGACGAGTGGCGCAGCGTCAACGGCCAGATCGAGTACCTGCTCCGGGAGGCGCTCCGGCGGGCTGGCCGGCTGCCCGGCCCTAGGGGGCGCGACCGACCGCCCGGCACCGACGGCGGCGACACGGGGCCCTCGCCTTCGGGGAAGCCGCCGGGGGACGATTCCCGACCGGAGGGCGGCGGTAAGCGCCTCTAG
- a CDS encoding 3-hydroxyacyl-CoA dehydrogenase: MEVKGANFLVTGGGSGLGAATAELLAEAGARVLIADVNRQAGEAVAARLGERGRFVPTDVTDAESVQQAVRTAVDAFGGLHGVVNCAGIAIAEKVLGREGPHDLDRFRRVIEVNLVGTFNVIRLAAAVMAQQEPNAEGERGVIVNTASVAAFDGQIGQPAYSASKGGVAAMTLPVARELARYGIRVVAIAPGIFETPMMAGLPEPARKSLEQQVPFPSRLGRPREYALLVRHIIENPMLNGEVIRLDGALRMGPR; encoded by the coding sequence ATGGAGGTCAAGGGCGCAAACTTCCTGGTCACCGGCGGCGGCTCGGGCCTGGGGGCCGCCACCGCGGAGCTGCTGGCCGAGGCGGGCGCCCGCGTGTTGATCGCCGACGTGAACCGCCAGGCCGGCGAGGCGGTGGCCGCCCGCCTGGGCGAGCGGGGCCGGTTCGTCCCCACCGACGTGACGGACGCGGAGAGCGTGCAGCAGGCGGTCCGTACGGCCGTCGACGCCTTCGGCGGGTTGCACGGCGTCGTCAACTGCGCCGGCATCGCCATCGCGGAGAAGGTGCTGGGCCGGGAGGGGCCCCACGACCTGGACCGGTTCCGCCGGGTCATCGAGGTCAACCTGGTGGGCACCTTCAACGTGATCCGGCTGGCGGCGGCGGTCATGGCCCAGCAGGAGCCCAACGCCGAGGGGGAGCGGGGCGTGATCGTCAACACCGCTTCCGTGGCGGCCTTCGACGGGCAGATCGGCCAACCGGCCTATTCGGCGTCCAAGGGCGGCGTGGCCGCCATGACCTTGCCCGTGGCGCGGGAGCTGGCCCGGTACGGCATCCGGGTCGTGGCCATCGCCCCGGGCATCTTCGAGACGCCGATGATGGCGGGGCTGCCGGAGCCCGCCCGCAAGTCCCTGGAGCAGCAGGTGCCCTTCCCCTCCCGTCTGGGCCGCCCGCGGGAGTACGCCCTGCTGGTCCGGCATATCATCGAGAATCCCATGCTCAACGGCGAGGTCATCCGCCTGGACGGGGCGCTGCGCATGGGGCCGCGCTGA